One genomic region from candidate division WOR-3 bacterium encodes:
- a CDS encoding FAD-binding protein: MAELRFIGGYPEYMRKLIEVVNKTRPQRKDYTPKPMTMEEREEVLKLCHPDYAPGGKRQILFGPNAGDLAPNEVVDLLEANPLVDPDEFVITNPDYTVELLIIGGGLAGTSAALLANDHGVKAEDILLVNKLRHGDSNSMMAEGGTQAADRENDSPVIHYLDTIGGGHFANKPEVVEALVTDAPFVMEWLCQLGAMLDRNPDGSFVEKAFGGGSRLRMHACRDYTGLEELRVLRDEFRCRNIPCLEFYPVIELLTDGDRVTGAILYNLETGEYKIVQSKAVILATGGFGRLHIRGFPTTNHYGATADGLVLAYRVGAKLRDTDTVQYHPTGAAYPQQIIGLLLTEKLRGMGAQPVNVDGEAFVYPLEPRDVESASFIRECYIRGKGIVTPTGMRGVWLDTPMIDLKNGPGTIEKAFPGMFRMFKRFDIDMRKDPVLVFPTLHYQNGGVETDPWGRTNIEGLWVAGEVSGGVHGKNRLMGNSTLDCLVFGRRAGISTAEYLKTNPSFGKLSLEHLKRYKKMLADAGIKPTRKAPILFPDYRGKAVLARKIDIF, encoded by the coding sequence ATGGCAGAATTAAGATTCATTGGCGGTTATCCAGAATATATGCGCAAACTCATTGAGGTTGTCAATAAAACCAGGCCCCAGCGAAAAGATTATACACCTAAACCGATGACCATGGAGGAACGGGAAGAAGTTTTAAAACTTTGCCACCCGGATTATGCCCCAGGTGGGAAAAGGCAGATATTATTTGGTCCTAACGCCGGTGACCTGGCACCGAATGAAGTTGTGGATTTATTGGAAGCTAATCCGCTGGTTGATCCTGATGAATTTGTGATCACGAATCCTGATTATACGGTAGAGCTTTTGATCATAGGAGGCGGTCTGGCTGGAACATCTGCTGCTTTGCTGGCTAACGACCATGGCGTAAAAGCCGAAGATATTTTACTGGTGAATAAACTACGGCACGGAGACTCCAATTCCATGATGGCTGAGGGAGGAACACAGGCTGCGGACCGGGAGAATGATTCGCCGGTGATTCATTACTTAGATACCATCGGTGGTGGACATTTTGCCAACAAGCCCGAAGTTGTGGAGGCATTGGTCACTGATGCACCGTTTGTTATGGAATGGCTCTGTCAACTGGGTGCCATGTTGGACCGAAATCCAGATGGAAGTTTTGTTGAAAAGGCATTCGGTGGAGGTTCAAGATTGCGGATGCATGCCTGCCGGGATTATACCGGTCTTGAGGAACTGAGAGTTTTACGGGATGAATTCCGCTGCCGGAATATCCCTTGTTTAGAATTTTATCCGGTGATTGAATTATTAACTGATGGAGATCGAGTGACGGGAGCGATTCTTTATAACCTTGAAACCGGCGAATATAAGATCGTTCAATCTAAGGCTGTAATTCTCGCCACCGGTGGATTCGGTCGGCTACATATCAGGGGATTTCCTACCACCAATCATTATGGCGCAACTGCTGATGGACTTGTTTTGGCATATCGGGTAGGAGCTAAGTTACGGGATACAGACACGGTACAATATCATCCCACCGGTGCCGCATATCCGCAGCAGATAATCGGACTTTTATTGACTGAGAAACTCCGCGGGATGGGTGCCCAGCCGGTGAATGTTGACGGGGAAGCATTCGTTTATCCCCTCGAACCCCGTGATGTGGAATCGGCAAGTTTCATAAGGGAATGTTATATCCGAGGCAAAGGCATTGTTACTCCTACGGGGATGAGGGGGGTTTGGCTTGATACCCCGATGATTGACTTAAAGAACGGACCTGGAACAATTGAAAAAGCATTCCCTGGTATGTTCCGGATGTTTAAGCGTTTCGATATTGATATGCGGAAAGATCCGGTGCTTGTATTCCCGACACTCCACTACCAAAACGGTGGCGTTGAAACCGACCCCTGGGGAAGGACAAATATTGAAGGGCTATGGGTGGCTGGGGAGGTATCAGGTGGTGTCCACGGTAAAAATCGATTGATGGGCAATTCAACCCTTGATTGTCTTGTATTCGGCCGGAGAGCGGGAATATCTACAGCTGAGTATTTGAAAACTAACCCCTCTTTCGGAAAGTTATCCCTCGAGCATTTAAAGAGATATAAAAAGATGTTAGCCGATGCAGGCATTAAGCCAACGCGAAAGGCTCCAATTCTCTTCCCTGATTATCGCGGTAAAGCAGTTTTAGCTCGGAAAATAGATATTTTCTAA
- a CDS encoding SLBB domain-containing protein produces MEMMCWGLVFMFLNTLDSTQTYSIIEHLSKPIVAEDYILMPGDTLLVTVSGTVPYSYKTGITYEGKIMINIPVTQTPTPQGMYVLQHEVVEVVPVIGLSLKLVRDSLEKVFMRYYRNVHIDVTLIGMRVFYVYVAGEVKFPGSILATPVDRISEVIKRAGGTTPLGTRTKIQLKRQNKLIQIVNLENFERYGNTENNPFVQDGDVIYVPKMEKSVIVKGAVFGKMGYELKVSQLTAAMERTSEGLYELNDGEKVSDLISKAGGLTPWADLKNCYVLRGEKKIGINLHEILTHEESEANIYLEDGDVIVVPTLNTVVYVQGQVVNPGAFPFQPNLKASDYIGLAGGPLSDASMSSAYLIRKGKKISLKKDPVILEGDRIVVPRQIFKFWQDYVEIGSVVASLLLNYLTFRALAK; encoded by the coding sequence ATGGAAATGATGTGCTGGGGTCTTGTTTTTATGTTCTTAAACACCTTGGATTCAACCCAGACTTATTCAATTATTGAGCATTTGAGTAAACCGATTGTTGCCGAAGACTATATTCTCATGCCAGGAGACACTTTGCTGGTCACAGTAAGTGGAACTGTTCCTTATTCTTACAAGACCGGCATAACTTACGAAGGAAAGATAATGATTAACATTCCAGTAACCCAAACACCAACCCCCCAAGGAATGTACGTTCTCCAGCACGAAGTAGTAGAAGTTGTCCCCGTCATCGGTTTGAGTCTAAAATTGGTTCGGGACTCCTTAGAAAAAGTTTTTATGCGCTATTACCGTAATGTTCATATAGATGTAACCTTGATTGGAATGCGGGTTTTCTATGTCTATGTCGCGGGAGAAGTGAAGTTTCCAGGAAGCATCTTGGCTACCCCAGTTGATAGAATTTCTGAGGTCATTAAGAGAGCTGGAGGTACCACCCCATTAGGAACGCGGACAAAAATCCAGTTGAAACGACAAAATAAATTAATTCAAATTGTCAATCTGGAAAACTTTGAACGCTATGGGAATACCGAAAACAATCCCTTTGTCCAAGATGGTGATGTGATTTATGTTCCCAAAATGGAAAAATCAGTAATCGTGAAAGGCGCGGTATTTGGTAAGATGGGCTATGAACTGAAGGTGTCCCAGCTCACCGCAGCCATGGAAAGAACAAGCGAGGGATTATATGAGTTAAATGACGGTGAGAAGGTATCAGACTTAATAAGCAAAGCCGGTGGATTAACGCCGTGGGCGGATTTAAAGAATTGCTATGTTCTCCGGGGAGAAAAAAAGATTGGAATCAATCTCCATGAGATATTAACGCATGAAGAGTCAGAAGCAAATATCTACTTAGAGGATGGCGATGTCATCGTCGTCCCTACTCTCAATACCGTGGTCTATGTTCAAGGACAGGTCGTCAACCCCGGTGCCTTTCCTTTCCAGCCCAATTTAAAGGCGAGTGATTATATCGGACTTGCCGGTGGGCCCCTTTCGGATGCAAGCATGTCGAGTGCTTACCTTATCCGCAAAGGTAAAAAAATTTCTCTCAAGAAAGATCCAGTGATTTTAGAGGGTGATAGAATCGTCGTGCCCCGCCAGATTTTCAAATTCTGGCAGGATTATGTAGAAATTGGCTCAGTCGTTGCGTCTTTACTCCTAAATTATTTAACCTTTAGGGCCTTAGCGAAATGA
- a CDS encoding 4Fe-4S dicluster domain-containing protein — MAEERKNIMDEIAEANKSVITGIDEKDIQHWITISIMGKKYRVPAGLTIMQAMEFAGYRFIRSCGCRAGFCGACTTVYRVEGDYRLKTALACQTRAENGMYLVQIPFTPAQRANYDIKQLTPSIEALLTVYPEILKCLGCNTCTKACPQEIDVMEYIACGKRGDIARMAEISFDCIQCGLCAIRCPAELAQYNYAQLARRLHGKYQLAIPEHLKKRLEEIKQGKFEAELKRLMSAPVEELRKLYASRDIEKE, encoded by the coding sequence ATGGCTGAAGAAAGAAAGAATATTATGGACGAAATTGCCGAAGCAAATAAATCGGTCATCACGGGAATTGATGAAAAAGACATCCAACATTGGATCACAATTTCCATCATGGGGAAAAAGTATCGGGTTCCCGCAGGTTTGACGATAATGCAGGCAATGGAATTTGCCGGTTATCGTTTCATCCGCTCATGTGGTTGCCGCGCCGGGTTTTGTGGTGCCTGTACCACTGTCTACCGCGTGGAAGGCGATTATCGGTTAAAAACTGCCCTTGCCTGTCAAACCCGGGCTGAGAATGGGATGTATCTGGTTCAGATTCCTTTTACACCTGCTCAGCGCGCCAATTACGATATCAAACAGTTGACTCCGAGCATTGAGGCACTTTTGACGGTTTATCCAGAGATATTAAAATGTTTAGGGTGCAATACCTGTACCAAAGCCTGTCCCCAAGAGATTGATGTTATGGAATATATTGCCTGTGGAAAGAGGGGAGATATAGCACGAATGGCTGAAATATCATTTGACTGCATCCAATGTGGATTGTGTGCAATAAGATGTCCGGCTGAACTTGCGCAGTACAATTACGCCCAACTGGCACGCCGGCTTCACGGGAAATATCAACTTGCAATTCCCGAGCACCTCAAAAAGCGTCTGGAAGAGATAAAGCAGGGTAAGTTTGAAGCAGAATTGAAACGCTTGATGAGTGCCCCAGTTGAGGAATTGCGCAAACTATATGCTTCTCGGGATATCGAGAAGGAATAG
- a CDS encoding DUF6754 domain-containing protein: MDLSLFLFGSEPTGIVVPQIFNWNRFNVLVALIVYGALLLWFIYHARKGKALFIRKISGLEAIDEAVGRATEMGKPILYVPGLASIDVISTIASMNILSQVAKKTAEYNTTLLVPNRDPVVYTVAREVVKEAYLDAGRPDAFNPDSVYFLTNDQFGYTSAVCGTMVRDKPATNLFIGYFWAESLVLAETGATTGAIQIAGTDSVFQLPFFIVACDYTLIGEELYAASAYLSREPLLLGSLKGQDWGKMIIIGVLLISSLLALLGWNKVVSFFNIG, encoded by the coding sequence ATGGACTTGAGCCTTTTTTTATTTGGTAGTGAACCGACGGGGATCGTGGTGCCGCAAATCTTCAACTGGAACCGTTTTAATGTCTTAGTTGCGTTGATTGTTTATGGCGCACTCCTTTTATGGTTCATCTATCATGCGCGCAAAGGAAAAGCGCTTTTTATCCGAAAAATCAGTGGTCTTGAGGCGATAGATGAAGCTGTCGGCCGGGCTACAGAGATGGGTAAACCGATTCTATATGTTCCGGGTCTGGCTTCCATTGATGTCATTTCTACAATCGCTTCCATGAACATCCTCTCTCAGGTTGCCAAAAAAACAGCTGAATACAATACAACCCTTCTTGTACCCAATCGGGACCCTGTAGTCTATACGGTTGCCCGCGAAGTAGTAAAAGAGGCTTATCTGGATGCTGGTAGGCCTGATGCCTTTAATCCCGATAGCGTCTACTTCCTCACCAATGATCAATTCGGGTATACTTCTGCTGTATGTGGGACAATGGTCAGAGATAAACCGGCAACCAATCTTTTCATCGGTTATTTCTGGGCAGAATCATTGGTCCTTGCTGAAACGGGTGCAACAACAGGGGCAATTCAGATTGCGGGCACGGATTCCGTTTTTCAATTACCTTTCTTCATCGTTGCCTGTGACTATACCCTTATCGGTGAGGAACTTTATGCGGCGAGTGCTTACCTCTCCCGTGAACCTCTGCTTTTAGGTTCGCTTAAAGGACAGGATTGGGGTAAAATGATTATCATTGGAGTGCTACTTATCAGTTCTCTCCTTGCCCTCCTGGGCTGGAATAAAGTCGTTTCGTTTTTTAATATTGGTTAG
- a CDS encoding 2Fe-2S iron-sulfur cluster-binding protein, whose translation MINFRLNGLEVQIEKGSTILEACKFYGIEIPTLCYHEGLTPYGGCRLCLVEIGEGDNAKLVSSCTYPVEEGLVVRTNTKRVINARKMMIELLLSICPQSKTIQDLASKFNVRKVRFKVRNDDCILCGLCVRMCKEQMQAGAIGIVERGYKKKIATPFDIRSEVCRLCGGCIYICPACQLRCQGPEPPTDVCNACLSLEPTCIENHDDYQCWMATTGNCGTCEGRPDQIKQKK comes from the coding sequence ATGATTAATTTCAGATTGAATGGGCTCGAAGTACAAATAGAAAAAGGTTCTACAATCTTAGAGGCATGTAAATTTTATGGCATTGAAATTCCAACCCTGTGCTACCACGAAGGACTTACTCCTTATGGAGGTTGCAGACTCTGTCTGGTTGAAATCGGTGAAGGAGATAACGCTAAATTAGTCAGTTCCTGCACCTATCCAGTAGAAGAAGGGCTTGTCGTCAGAACAAATACAAAGCGTGTGATAAATGCAAGAAAGATGATGATTGAACTGCTATTATCAATCTGTCCACAGTCGAAGACGATACAGGACCTCGCATCCAAATTCAATGTCCGTAAAGTTCGTTTTAAAGTTCGTAATGATGATTGTATACTCTGTGGTCTCTGTGTAAGAATGTGTAAAGAGCAGATGCAGGCAGGTGCAATCGGAATAGTCGAGCGGGGTTACAAGAAAAAAATTGCAACCCCATTTGATATACGGTCAGAAGTTTGCAGACTCTGTGGTGGTTGCATCTATATCTGCCCTGCCTGTCAGTTGAGATGTCAGGGACCAGAGCCCCCAACTGATGTCTGCAATGCCTGTCTGTCCCTTGAACCAACTTGCATTGAAAACCATGATGATTATCAATGCTGGATGGCCACAACAGGAAATTGTGGAACCTGTGAGGGGCGTCCCGACCAAATCAAACAAAAGAAATAA
- a CDS encoding Glu/Leu/Phe/Val dehydrogenase produces the protein MKKFSVAEMARQQLEKAAKVMNLPEHLLKILMCPKRVLKVIFPVQMDDGTIQCFTGFRCQYNDARGPTKGGVRYHPDVTEDEVIALAAWMTWKCALVDLPYGGAKGGVICDPMKLSERELERITRRYTAEIMPILGPHIDIPAPDVFTTSKTMAWIMDTFSMMTGHTEPAVVTGKPEVLGGSKGRREATGRGVFIVTRELFKKLGRPLRNAKVLIQGFGNVGSYAGYFLAQEGAKIIGVSDSSTGVIDENGLDVEELMECVQKYKLLEYYKKGKKVPRDEILYQEADILIPAALENQIRVDNAEKIKTQAIIEGANGPTTPEADDILEKKGIYVVPDILANSGGVIVSHFEWVQALSGLYWEEKEVNERLENKLVKTFNEVWDTAKRMNVSLRVAAYIVALTRIVEVYKYRGIFP, from the coding sequence ATGAAAAAATTTTCGGTTGCGGAGATGGCTCGACAGCAGTTAGAAAAAGCCGCAAAAGTCATGAATCTCCCCGAACATTTACTGAAAATTCTTATGTGTCCCAAAAGGGTTTTGAAGGTTATCTTTCCTGTTCAAATGGATGATGGTACAATTCAATGTTTTACTGGTTTCCGTTGCCAGTATAATGATGCACGGGGTCCTACCAAAGGGGGTGTGCGTTATCATCCGGATGTGACTGAAGATGAAGTGATTGCTCTTGCGGCCTGGATGACTTGGAAGTGTGCACTCGTTGATTTACCTTACGGCGGTGCCAAAGGAGGAGTCATCTGCGATCCAATGAAACTATCTGAACGAGAACTTGAAAGAATTACCAGAAGATATACCGCAGAGATTATGCCAATTCTCGGACCCCATATTGACATCCCAGCCCCTGATGTCTTTACCACTTCAAAGACCATGGCTTGGATAATGGATACCTTCAGTATGATGACCGGACATACTGAACCTGCAGTTGTAACAGGTAAACCAGAAGTTTTAGGTGGTTCAAAAGGGAGAAGGGAAGCTACAGGACGGGGAGTTTTCATCGTCACCCGGGAATTATTCAAAAAGCTCGGAAGACCTTTGAGGAATGCTAAGGTCTTAATTCAGGGATTTGGGAATGTAGGAAGTTACGCAGGATACTTTCTTGCCCAAGAAGGTGCCAAAATTATTGGGGTATCCGACTCTTCTACCGGTGTGATTGATGAAAATGGATTGGATGTGGAAGAACTCATGGAATGTGTTCAAAAATACAAACTGCTTGAGTACTATAAGAAAGGAAAAAAAGTACCGCGGGATGAAATTCTTTATCAAGAAGCCGATATCCTCATTCCCGCTGCCTTAGAGAATCAAATTCGTGTTGACAATGCAGAAAAAATAAAAACACAAGCAATCATTGAAGGTGCCAATGGGCCTACTACACCAGAAGCTGATGATATCTTAGAGAAAAAAGGAATTTATGTAGTGCCTGATATATTAGCAAATTCCGGTGGTGTTATTGTAAGCCATTTTGAATGGGTCCAGGCCTTATCCGGGCTCTATTGGGAAGAGAAAGAAGTAAATGAACGTTTGGAAAATAAGTTAGTAAAAACCTTTAATGAAGTATGGGATACCGCCAAGCGGATGAATGTATCTCTGCGTGTTGCCGCTTACATTGTCGCACTCACGCGAATCGTCGAGGTTTACAAATATCGAGGAATATTCCCGTAA
- a CDS encoding FMN-binding glutamate synthase family protein, whose amino-acid sequence MGSLSRINASAATLTKNRTEDSIVPLSGMCVTCVDGCIGMCEIGKSAYRGHEVLYPQPFGIITAASEKNYPIDYSHFNIMGSAVGAYGIEPDPDKAIFPNVNLEQRIGHDKGIKVRLPIVVPGLGSTNVAKNNWDGIAVGAAISGIIMTIGENVAAMDMETEIKNGRVVRAPDLEYRVKAYKQWQRDGYGTIVVQANVEDTRLGVQEYAIEKLGVEAVELKWGQGAKDIGGEVKIKDLKKAQELRKRGYIVLPDPLDPDVIKAFEKRTFTEFERHSRIGMVELESFVKRVEELRKAGAKYVFLKTGAYRPADLARAVKYASIAKIDLLTVDGAGGGTGMSPWHMMNEWGVPPVELHSLTYFYADKLAKKGEYVPAIAFAGGIAFEDQIFKALALGAPYVKLVGMARSIVCAAMVGKTIGKKIEEGEIPVFVERFGNQKEEIFVTAAKLKKELGKDFEKLSTGAIGVYTYLERIAQGLRQLMCGNRKFSLEYITRNDIAALTREAAEVSGIPYVTELDKEEAEKILEGKAT is encoded by the coding sequence ATGGGTTCTTTATCAAGAATAAATGCTTCAGCAGCAACCTTAACAAAAAATAGGACTGAGGACTCAATAGTCCCTCTAAGTGGAATGTGCGTTACCTGTGTTGATGGTTGTATCGGTATGTGCGAGATTGGTAAATCTGCATACCGAGGTCATGAAGTTCTCTATCCACAACCCTTCGGAATAATCACTGCTGCTTCAGAAAAAAACTATCCAATCGATTACTCTCATTTTAACATCATGGGCTCAGCAGTAGGTGCTTATGGAATTGAACCGGATCCGGATAAAGCAATCTTTCCTAATGTAAACTTAGAACAACGAATAGGACACGATAAGGGTATCAAAGTCAGGTTGCCGATTGTCGTTCCCGGACTCGGTTCTACTAATGTAGCAAAAAATAATTGGGATGGAATTGCGGTGGGTGCAGCAATTTCGGGAATAATAATGACAATCGGCGAAAATGTTGCCGCAATGGATATGGAAACGGAAATAAAAAATGGGAGAGTTGTAAGGGCACCTGACTTAGAATACCGGGTAAAGGCGTATAAGCAATGGCAAAGAGATGGCTACGGTACGATTGTAGTTCAGGCAAATGTTGAAGATACAAGGCTCGGTGTTCAGGAATATGCAATTGAAAAACTTGGTGTGGAGGCAGTAGAACTAAAATGGGGACAGGGTGCCAAGGATATCGGCGGTGAGGTAAAAATCAAAGATTTGAAAAAAGCCCAAGAATTAAGAAAACGAGGTTACATCGTCCTCCCCGATCCTCTTGATCCCGATGTGATAAAAGCATTTGAAAAAAGAACATTCACCGAATTCGAAAGGCACTCTCGTATTGGGATGGTTGAACTTGAGTCATTTGTAAAAAGAGTCGAGGAGCTCCGCAAAGCGGGCGCTAAATATGTTTTCCTGAAAACAGGTGCTTACCGGCCGGCTGATTTGGCCCGCGCTGTTAAGTATGCTTCGATCGCCAAAATTGATCTTCTCACTGTTGACGGAGCAGGCGGTGGAACAGGTATGAGCCCTTGGCATATGATGAATGAATGGGGTGTGCCACCGGTAGAGCTCCACTCTCTCACTTATTTCTATGCTGATAAACTGGCGAAAAAAGGCGAATATGTCCCTGCAATTGCCTTCGCAGGTGGTATCGCCTTTGAAGATCAAATTTTCAAAGCCTTAGCACTTGGAGCACCTTACGTAAAATTGGTTGGAATGGCACGCTCTATTGTCTGTGCAGCTATGGTTGGTAAAACAATCGGGAAAAAAATTGAAGAAGGTGAAATCCCGGTATTTGTAGAACGATTTGGAAATCAAAAAGAAGAAATATTCGTTACGGCTGCTAAGCTGAAAAAAGAATTAGGGAAAGATTTTGAAAAATTATCCACCGGTGCGATCGGAGTCTATACCTATCTTGAAAGAATTGCTCAAGGATTAAGACAATTGATGTGTGGGAATAGAAAATTTTCTCTTGAATATATTACAAGAAATGACATCGCAGCCCTAACCCGTGAAGCAGCTGAAGTATCCGGAATACCTTATGTAACAGAGCTGGATAAAGAAGAAGCTGAAAAAATTCTTGAGGGTAAAGCGACCTAA